The region CTGGCGGGGTTTGTGTTTGGCACCCAAGGAAAACGGCCAGCCCCAGAAGGCCGGCCGTGATGTAATTTCGCATGACGTTTCGCGAGCCGAACATGCTCGCCAAGTGAGGGCTTAGCCGCCGAAGTCGTCGAAGCGGATGTTTTCCGGTTCCACGCCCAAGTCGTCCAGCATTTTGAAGACGGCTTGGTTCATCATCGGTGGACCACACATGTAGTATTCGATGTCTTCCGGAGCCGGATGATCCTTCAGGTAGTTTTCCAACAGAACCTGGTGGATAAAGCCGGTGTAGCCGGTCCAGTTGTCTTCCGGCAGAGGATCGGACAACGCGATGTTGAACTTGAAGTTCGGGAACTGTTCTTCGATTTCACGGAATTCTTCGACGTAGAACAATTCACGCAAGCTACGACCACCATACCAGTAAGTCACCTTGCGGCCGGTCTTCAAGTTCTTGAACAACTCGAAGATATGGCTACGCAGCGGAGCCATACCAGCACCACCACCGATGTACACCATTTCAGCGTCACTGTCGTTGATGAAGAACTCGCCGTAAGGACCGCTGATGGTCACTTTATCGCCAGGCTTGCAGTTAAAGATATAACTGGAAACCTTACCAGGAGGCGTACCTTCGGGAGCACGCGGTGGTGGCGAAGCAACACGGACGTTGAGCATGATAATGCCCTTCTCGCCCGGGTAGTTGGCCATGGAGTAAGCGCGAATAACCGGTTCGTCAACTTTGCTGGTGTATCGCCAGAGATTGAACTTGTCCCAGTCTTCGTGGTATTCCTCTTCGATGGCGAAGTCTTTGTACGCAAGTTCGTGCGGTGGGACTTCAATCTGAATGTAACCACCAG is a window of Bremerella sp. TYQ1 DNA encoding:
- the nqrF gene encoding NADH:ubiquinone reductase (Na(+)-transporting) subunit F — its product is MGTIFLGVGMFTVVVLLLVAVILLAKKLLVPSGDVAIDINEHTKDISVPAGGKLLNALADQGVFVSSACGGGGTCAQCVVRVKSGGGDILPTERSHINKRQAREGYRLSCQVAVKQDMEIEVPHEALETKKWECEVISNRNVATFIKEFKLKIPEGESVPFKAGGYIQIEVPPHELAYKDFAIEEEYHEDWDKFNLWRYTSKVDEPVIRAYSMANYPGEKGIIMLNVRVASPPPRAPEGTPPGKVSSYIFNCKPGDKVTISGPYGEFFINDSDAEMVYIGGGAGMAPLRSHIFELFKNLKTGRKVTYWYGGRSLRELFYVEEFREIEEQFPNFKFNIALSDPLPEDNWTGYTGFIHQVLLENYLKDHPAPEDIEYYMCGPPMMNQAVFKMLDDLGVEPENIRFDDFGG